The segment tattttgcaATTAAATATGCTCTTCAGAAAACTGGAATCACTTGTCCACATATTTTCCAAGTTTCTTAACTTTTATTTGCAGAAATAGATTGGAACATTTCATACTTTACTCGAAACTTGATGGGAATGAAATGTTGTAGAAAGTGCATTATACCCACCTTCAATCTATCCTAATGTGCATTCAAATATGTCTTTTTCCAGTATACTCCTTGTATGTGCGGTTATTCCTTTTTTGCTAGAAGTTGACtttaccttttaaaaaaatgtgctaattcatgataaattcatatgtatcttcACTTTTTGCACCATTTCCAATTAGATTCAATCAAAGGACTTCTGAATTTTGTAAAAACTGACAGTTCTTATCTTAAACCCTTGATTTTTATCCCTACCCTTGCTTTGTCATTTTACTGAGTGTAGTTTGGGAGGTGTTTACCTCAGATTATGCACATGAAAGACTAGAAACATTTTGGAATTTAATGCAATGTTGGATGATGGTTCTTTACATGCTGGTCTCAACTCTTTGTATCCAGGATGTTAGCTATGTTCATGTTGTCTCTTATGAGCGCATCattaaatttctattttgagtcaTTCTAGTTCTTCTTGGAGGATCCATTGCACTAAACTGGGTGAAGCGGttttgtgtttgtgtgtgtgtgtttttcttttgtacGTTAATGATGTATACGAAATGCTCCATTCTTTGATGTGCTCGTAGGTCAGAGCTTGACTGGAGTAGTTGGAAGTCCAGCTTATGTTGCTCCTGAGGTTCTGCTAGGTGATTACACAGAGAAAGTGGACATATGGAGTGTAGGTGTCCTCCTACATGCACTTTTGGTGGGCTTGCTCCCATTTCAAGGTGATTCTTTGGAATCTATATTCAGTGCAATTAAGGAGGAGAACCTTGATTTCAGTGGTGGAGCTTGGGCATCTGTATCACAACCAGCTCGTGATCTGCTTTCTTGCATGATGACAAGGGATGTCTCAGCAAGGTACAGTGCTGACGAAGTACTAAGTGAGTAGCCTTTCAGATCTCTTCTATTGTCAACTTACACCTTatattcttttatcatttttttaaattgaaatgtaATCATCAAAGAGAACTAGGACTGGATGAAGTGCTTTGGTTCTACCTCTGGAGCATTATTTAGCAGCATCTGTGAGCCTTACAAGTAGAAAGGGAAATGTGACTGATTATTCGTCTGCTCTGTGAAATGACAATGCTGGTTTTTCTTTTAAGCAGGTCTATGCCTATGCCACATCCCACCTTGGGGTGCGCGGAGGGTGATAGATTTGTGCTTAATCGCTTCAAACACCATAGaatctattaaatatataaatcttCAGCTGAATACACGTTCCCTCATCTCACGAATTGGAATAGGTCTCTATTTTATCCCTGTTAACAAGCGATAAGTTATGGTGTTGGAAATGCATGTCCAGAAGACTCAGGTTGGGTTAACTATAGTTCCTTTTCTCACGGAAGCCTCAATGGTTTTATCAGCACAAGAATATACTTTGTCAAAAATCCTGGTGTTGATGGACCAGTCCTGTGTTTTTTTACATGTACATCCCTGTTAGTGACGGGTAACATAGTTTCTCTTTTACATTCTTGCTCTGCAAGGTTCTCCAACAGTATCTGTTGGAACTTCTTTGATATGGCATAGAAGCATGGAGTTCTGATCAATTATTCAGTTGGATTTGCTGGATAATTTAGGTATTGGTTATCGTAATCATGCCCTGAGCAATTGAATATATCTGGCAGATCGTCTGTTTCCCTTGGATAATATGCTCAAGTTGGCTCACTGTAACAGGACCATTAATTGCCTTGTTAAGTGGGCCACTTTGGGATTTTGGGGGATGGCGGAGCAAAAACTACCTGTGAAGTAGATGATATATTTCTGTTGTCAGTATACCTATCTTTGCTTTCCACTGTTTTTCCGAATAACCGCATTGCACTAATATCATGACAAGCAAAAGTTGCAAATGTCTATATCACACCGTTGTCTGATGTCTCTTTTAAGACTTTGATGAtaccatttttcttttcttacagGACATCCATGGATTTTGTTTTACACTGCACCCACATTGAAGAATCATGCAAAGCCAATTAGAAGCCAGCTAACTGCTACTACTAGGATAGAGCGAGAGAGAAGAAACTTAGCCTTCAGCTCTCTCAGTGATGACTTTGGTTCAACTTTTACATCTGGTAGTTCGTCTAAGATGCCTGAAGGTGAAGACTCTGGTTTTATCGATGCTCTCACGGTTGCTGTTTCACACATGAAGATATCAGAGCCAAAGAGAAGCAGAATATGCAGCCCAGCCAGAACAATCGATCAAGAATGTTCTCCTAACATACAAGCTAACCACCTCTGTACAGCATTCTGACCGGTATGACCTTTCCTGCAGCAGCATGTAGTGTTGCCCTTGTAAAGGTATCCTTTTGAAGCCCATTGATTTGACTTCCCAACTACATGAAGTGGTATATGGTGCACTGATCTCATTTAACCTTTGGCTCTAGAATAAATCATTAATAAACAAACCTGTCAGATCATACTCGACTAGTTTGGAGTTGCTTCTGTCATGTGAATTCATAACATGTCTAACTTATAAGTTAGAATGTGTGtgtgtgattatgtaaataagGCGTGTTTTCTGACTCATTTCTATTGGGACGTTGTAAGAAAATCTTCAATGGTGATAAGATATAATGCATTTGTAATCCATCTTGTTCAAGATTGGTGCTCCATGTGAAAAAAACAAGGATTCACTGTGAGTTTTTCCCAAAGACAAGTATTTGTTTTGGCCTTTTCTCTTTGAGTCGCACTATCTCTGGGTTTGGATTCAAGATCATCCATTTTCTTTAATGTGGAGGTCCATTATGTTTACCAAAGTGCTGCATTTTTTATCAATACACAGGGAGACATTGTACTACTGATGCTGCCTCCTAGTCTATTTGCACTTGTATTTGAAGATCCTAAAATGTTGGGATCAAATAAGAAGTGGAAACAACTTCAGATTTGGTAAAAGCTCGATCTTTGTTCACATCAAAGAACTGTTTATGGGGTTTGGCCTCACTTTTCAGATGTTGAAAATGTCAACTACGGAAACAATCAAAGCCCCACTACTAgatcaaatattaaattttagataagttaaaagctaaaattaaataaatcgaTCAAATAAAATGGGATATGTGTCCATAGCGAAGTGGGGGCATAGGCAATGAATATATTACGTTGGACGACCTAGCTGGACCCATGTCATTCATTTGAAAGTTAGGTTTGAAAAATAtagtgtaaatttttttaattagttagtatttaaatttatataaaaatagacatatgacataatataaattatttttaagtatttcACCTGCGAACTGACACACATaggatattttaaataaatttaagaaaactaCTGGTGCATCAGAAATTGAATCGCCAATATCATCTTAAATTGGAGTGTAGAAAGTATTACTTGATGTCCCCTCATTTGACAtaagattaaaatataatatccagCAATATATTGTGTTTGTGATATATTTGCAGGCAACCTCAATAGTTTGGCGTGGCACCATTTCCACCACTATTCACTTTGAGTctaactatttttttcttttcaataattgTGATATTTTATCTTCTCCTCTCTATTTACCGTATGTTTGTAACTTGTGAATTTGTTTTGTTCCAACAATTAAAAGGATGGAAAAAGAATTGGAGTATTTAAAGCAAGAAAACAATACTACCATCTTTTTAATACTTTCGAAAGTTAGATTTACGGCCAACATACAACGTTATCGATAAGTAAAtgttcttaaaaatataaaatgggtaaatcatacaattatatgtattaaaagaGACATGAATCTGACAATGGAGCCCCTTAGGAGATCtctctttcatataattaataatgattCCAAAATGGCCACTAACTTTTACTGTTACAGTCATTTCAAGGACCAAATTTGGACCCATATCATTTGTTATTCTTCTTTCATCAAGAGGACTAGTGTACAACATCCCAATTGCACCTACATATCTAACCTAtgtttttgccaaaaatataGGCATGTCTCTCTAGGTCTAAATTTCTCAGATTTgcttttattataaaattaataaaaacataaacaaacgACATTTTTATtcgtttctctttttttttttgagtacaTACACATCCGTTTATTACAATCAATCTCTTatacattcaatttttttgagagGCCAAAGTTTCTtctcacaaaaatattttgcgAGACGAAGTTAGGATTTCGGACTAGAAATATcagtatatatatgtacattttAAGACAGGCAGTAATGTTATGAATGGGAGTGAACATTTCACTAGTCACTAGAAGTTTCCATGCCAACACCCAACTTTTATTCTTTATATAAATGgacaagaaaatgaagagttacCAGATTacccaaaatataattttcacaCATGAACTCAAAGGAAGAAAGTTGTCCATACTCCATTAGagaataaatttgatttatcaaaatatatatactatgcCTACTccatgtaaaaaattaaaaacttcatTACTCCTCCTCTCATGAGAAAGAATGTTTTGGATATTCCAACTAGTTAACACAAAATTTTACAAGTGTGGAAAGCTTAAGTAAACTtaccaacaaaaacaacaagatATACAGTAAACCTGACTCAACTTAAAAAAGGTGGAGAGACTTGTTTCGATATTCAAACAAATTTACCAGAAATACTTAATGAGGATTAACCCCTTTTCCCCCTCCCTAAGAGTTACACCTATTgagaaattttaataattcaatgATTAGAAAAGAGAATTAGCAAAGAATTAATCCACAGAATAGTACTGTGCCCATTACTGCACAGCCTGGAAGTAGCCTTGAAAATCTTTTGAGAAGCCGACAAGTATGAGATAATTCCAAGCATCCCCATGtgagattttccctttttttcctcACCACTCCAGCTTCTCTACTTGCTCTGCTACCTTCCTTCAACTTACTGTCACTTTCTTGAGACTGTGTGACTTGTGAGTTTTCTTTGTTGTGAATTCTGTTTTCTAGTCTTTCAGCTTCAAAACATGTGGGAATCAGAAAATGAGTCTGTTGGTGGAAGAGATTATGGTAATGGAGTTCACAGTACTAGCAAGAATGGAGTCAAGACGGATAGTTTTGAGCAAAAAGGACAATCTTGGTATGTACTACTTCTTTAAAATGGTTGAAATTTACTATGGTGACTTGTTGAAATACCTCAAACTTACGTGTTCTTTGAATAGGTATGTAGCAACTGATATCCCAAGTGACCTTTTAGTTCAAATTGAAGATGTAACTTTCCATTTACACAAGGTGATTGATTCCCTATAACTCAAAACACTTGAAATTTCTATCTCATATCTTATTCTTGTGGAAAATAATATGACTGACtagtttctctttgtttacTTCACTACTGAATATGTatataaacaaaacaaaaagtatcCTTTGCTTTCTAGAAGTGGGAAAATGAACAGAATCATATATGAATCAAGGGATGCAGAATTGAACAAGATATCTTTAAATGAGTTACCAGGTGGACCTGAGGCATTTGAGCTAGCAGCAAAGTTCTGTTATGGTATTGCTATTGATCTAAGTGCAACCAATATTTCTGGATTAAGATGTGCAGCAGAGTATCTTGAAATGACTGAGGATTTAGAAGAAGGCAACCTTATATTCAAGACTGAAGCTTTTCTCAGCTATGTGGTTTTATCTTCATGGAGAGACTCTATACTGGTGCTAAAGAGCTGTGAAAAGTTATCACCATGGGCTGAAAACCTACAAATCGTTCGAAGATGTAGTGAATCCATTGCATGGAAAGCTTGTGCCAATCCAAAAGGAATAAAGTGGCAATATACTGGTAAGCCTGCAAGTGTTTCTAGTCCGAGTTGGAATCAAATGAAGGATTCAAGCCCGAGTAGAAACCACCAAGTACCTCCTGATTGGTGGTTTGAAGATGTTACCATTCTCAGGATTGATCACTTTGTGAGAGTAATTACTGCAATCAAGGTAAAGGGAATGAGACATGAACTGATTGGCGCTTCCATTATGCAGTATGCAACTAAATGGCTGCCAGGTTTAATCAAAGAAGGATCCGGATTGGCGGAAGATGGCTGTAATAGCAGTAATAGTAATGGAAGCAGTAGTTGGAGAGGGGGTCTCCATATGATAATAGCAGGATCAGGAGAAGAAATACCAACTGTCCAGGCCAAAGATCAAAGGATGATTGTTGAAAGCCTAATTAGCATACTCCCACAACAGAAGGACAGTGTTTCATGTAGCTTCCTTCTTCGACTATTGAGGATGGCAAACATGCTTAAAGTGGCTCCAGCTTTGATAACAGAACTGGAGAAACGCGTAGGCATGCAATTTGAGCAGGCTACATTGGCTGATCTCCTCATACCATCTTACCATAAAAGTGAAACCATGTATGACATTGATCTCGTCCAGAGGCTTTTGGAACATTTCATAATTCAAGAGCAGACAGAAAGTTCAAGTCCTAGTAGATATCCATTCCACGATAAACATATGCAGGATGGAAGTCAAAGGGGTACAAATCTAAATGCCAAGATGAGGGTGGCAAGGCTCGTTGACAGTTACTTAACAGAAGTATCTAGAGATAGAAATCTTTCCTTGACAAAGTTTCAGGTCTTGGCAGAGGCTTTGCCAGATTCAGCAAGAACATGTGATGATGGACTTTATCGAGCAATTGATTCCTATCTTAAGGTATTTTAATCCAATCCTGTCAATTTATTGTTGGGTGCATCCTTAATTGATATCCTTAAAGCCATTGCTGTTGAGCTTGTAGTTTGATTTATCATGAATGTAGTTTGCCTTTCTGTTCTGAACTCTCAATGTTCCAATATTAGCCTGCTTACATATCTTAATAGTAAACTTACAGTTATAACAAGTGGCATGGTTAAGAATTCTAGAATGTTGTATATGCTAAAGATCAAATTGATCACATAGAAGTAAATCGTctgtaaatattgaaattatgcTGTCTGCATCATAGAATTCTAGCCCAACATGCTTATTTTTTTAACAGAAACTCACTCACTGATATACAACATAACAGGCCCATCCAACACTCTCAGAACATGAAAGAAAGAGGCTTTGCAGGGTGATGGATTGCCAGAAACTCTCTGTTGATGCTTGCATGCACGCTGCTCAGAATGAAAGGCTCCCACTACGAGTGGTGGTGCAAGTTCTCTTCTCTGAGCAGGTGAAGATAAGCAATGCAATAGCCAATATCTCTCTCAAAGATGAAGGGGAAACTCATTATCAACCCCTGGTATCACACCATAAGTCATTGCTTGAAGCAACGCCACAATCATTTCAAGAGGGATGGACAGCAGCCAAGAAGGACATAAACACTCTTAAGTTTGAACTAGAGACTGTGAAGACTAAATACGTAGAACTCCAAAATGACATGGTTGACTTACAGAGACAGTTCGATAAGATTGCAAAACCAAAACAAGCCTCAGCATGGACTGCAGGTTGGAAAAAGTTGAGCAAGCTCACAAAAACGACAAATGTAGAAACACATGACATCAGTAGTCAGATCCCAAATGCTGAACAGACCACAAAGCCTAGAAGGTGGAGAAATTCCATTTCCTGAGAAGGAAAGGCTATGATAGAAGACTATCGGTTACAAGACTACCTCACAGAGTCATTATGTGTTACCTAATATTCAAATTATCATGCTTCTCCTATCACAAGAGTAGTTAAGACTTTCATTTTCATTGTAGATAGAAATTGTGATAATAGCACAATTTATTATAGGTTCTCTAGTTTTACTGGTGATTCGTTTCTC is part of the Solanum lycopersicum chromosome 1, SLM_r2.1 genome and harbors:
- the LOC101246384 gene encoding root phototropism protein 3-like; this translates as MWESENESVGGRDYGNGVHSTSKNGVKTDSFEQKGQSWYVATDIPSDLLVQIEDVTFHLHKYPLLSRSGKMNRIIYESRDAELNKISLNELPGGPEAFELAAKFCYGIAIDLSATNISGLRCAAEYLEMTEDLEEGNLIFKTEAFLSYVVLSSWRDSILVLKSCEKLSPWAENLQIVRRCSESIAWKACANPKGIKWQYTGKPASVSSPSWNQMKDSSPSRNHQVPPDWWFEDVTILRIDHFVRVITAIKVKGMRHELIGASIMQYATKWLPGLIKEGSGLAEDGCNSSNSNGSSSWRGGLHMIIAGSGEEIPTVQAKDQRMIVESLISILPQQKDSVSCSFLLRLLRMANMLKVAPALITELEKRVGMQFEQATLADLLIPSYHKSETMYDIDLVQRLLEHFIIQEQTESSSPSRYPFHDKHMQDGSQRGTNLNAKMRVARLVDSYLTEVSRDRNLSLTKFQVLAEALPDSARTCDDGLYRAIDSYLKAHPTLSEHERKRLCRVMDCQKLSVDACMHAAQNERLPLRVVVQVLFSEQVKISNAIANISLKDEGETHYQPLVSHHKSLLEATPQSFQEGWTAAKKDINTLKFELETVKTKYVELQNDMVDLQRQFDKIAKPKQASAWTAGWKKLSKLTKTTNVETHDISSQIPNAEQTTKPRRWRNSIS